One part of the Candidatus Schekmanbacteria bacterium RIFCSPLOWO2_02_FULL_38_14 genome encodes these proteins:
- a CDS encoding sporulation initiation inhibitor Soj → MSKIIAVANQKGGVGKTTTSINLSASLAVLGKRTLVIDMDPQGNSSSGLGINSIPDGMSLYRAILGEIPLSKTIKNCEIGELKIIPSTQDLYGAEIELIDTTSRELLLKNAMQNIKDDFHYTIIDCPPSLGLLTINALCAATSVLVPLQCEYYALEGIAQLLETVKRIRRNFNPDLEIEGILLTMFDSRTNLSNEVTENVIERFSAKVFKTIIPRNVRLSEAPSFGKPIILYDRHSKGALTYQQLAEEIIENEKKISWQGA, encoded by the coding sequence GGGGTAGGGAAAACTACAACGTCAATAAATCTCTCTGCCTCCCTTGCAGTTTTAGGGAAACGGACTCTTGTTATTGATATGGACCCCCAGGGAAACTCTTCAAGCGGCTTAGGGATAAATAGCATACCTGATGGCATGAGTCTCTATAGGGCAATTCTTGGAGAAATCCCTTTAAGCAAAACTATTAAAAACTGTGAAATAGGAGAGTTAAAGATTATACCCTCAACTCAAGACCTTTATGGTGCTGAAATAGAGCTTATAGATACAACATCAAGAGAACTTCTTCTTAAAAACGCCATGCAAAATATTAAAGATGATTTCCACTATACCATAATTGACTGCCCTCCATCTTTGGGTCTTCTGACTATTAATGCCCTGTGTGCTGCAACATCAGTTTTAGTTCCGCTACAGTGTGAATATTATGCCCTTGAGGGTATCGCGCAATTGCTAGAAACAGTAAAAAGAATCAGAAGAAATTTTAATCCGGATTTAGAAATAGAAGGAATCCTGCTTACAATGTTTGATTCAAGGACAAATCTTTCAAATGAAGTCACTGAAAATGTTATTGAAAGATTCAGCGCAAAAGTTTTCAAAACCATAATTCCAAGAAACGTCCGTCTTTCTGAGGCTCCGAGTTTTGGCAAACCAATTATTTTATATGACAGACATTCCAAGGGAGCTTTAACATATCAACAATTAGCAGAGGAGATTATAGAAAATGAAAAGAAAATCTCTTGGCAGGGGGCTTGA
- a CDS encoding UDP-N-acetylmuramate:L-alanyl-gamma-D-glutamyl-meso-diaminopimelate ligase, translated as MKHVHLIAVCGTAMSALAGMFKEKGYRVTGSDQNVYPPMSDILKKQGIEIRVGYKEDNIADKPDLVIVGNAVSKNNPEVEALLDSKISYLSMPQALAEFFLKDKKIVVVAGTHGKTTTSSIIAWVLEASRKDPSFLIGGIPKNFGKNYKLGKGDFFVIEGDEYDTAFFDKGPKFLHYIPDVAVLTSIEFDHADIYADFSQVENAFKKFIHKIPLQSKLIACEDDENAIRISKESACKVETYGINSVSDWRIEGIERGNGNAFFEIRHKENILGRCITSLIGKHNLMNLLGAIAALRSLGLSAEEITAGIQSFQGVRRRQEIVGEVKGITVFDDFAHHPTAVRETVRGFKESYPERRLWAVFEPRSNTSRRSVFEKEYSEAFLDAEKIIIAGVYNPGLLDDKIRFSPQRVVDNLVNKGKEAFYIEKVEDIVSHLAGNLKKNDIVLIMSNGGFGGIHKKLLQKLKTV; from the coding sequence AAGGGATACAGGGTTACCGGCTCGGACCAGAATGTTTATCCTCCTATGAGTGATATACTCAAAAAACAGGGTATAGAAATCAGGGTAGGTTATAAAGAAGATAACATTGCCGACAAGCCCGACTTAGTAATAGTTGGCAATGCTGTTTCAAAAAATAATCCTGAGGTTGAAGCACTGCTTGATTCGAAAATTTCTTATCTCTCAATGCCACAGGCCCTGGCAGAATTTTTCCTTAAAGATAAAAAAATAGTTGTTGTTGCCGGAACTCACGGCAAGACAACAACATCATCAATTATAGCCTGGGTTTTAGAAGCGAGCAGAAAAGACCCTTCTTTTTTAATTGGAGGTATTCCAAAAAATTTTGGGAAAAATTATAAACTTGGCAAAGGAGATTTTTTTGTAATTGAAGGAGATGAGTACGATACTGCCTTTTTTGATAAGGGTCCGAAGTTTTTGCATTATATTCCGGATGTGGCAGTGCTGACAAGCATTGAATTTGACCACGCTGATATTTACGCGGACTTTTCTCAGGTTGAAAATGCATTTAAAAAATTTATTCATAAAATACCACTGCAAAGTAAACTTATAGCCTGCGAAGATGATGAGAACGCAATAAGGATTTCAAAAGAAAGTGCTTGCAAGGTGGAAACTTACGGAATTAATTCAGTGTCTGACTGGAGAATTGAAGGGATTGAAAGAGGGAATGGGAATGCTTTTTTTGAAATAAGACATAAAGAAAATATTCTTGGCAGGTGTATTACAAGCCTTATAGGAAAACATAATTTAATGAATCTGCTGGGAGCAATTGCAGCGTTGAGAAGTTTAGGGCTGTCGGCTGAAGAAATAACTGCAGGAATCCAAAGTTTTCAGGGAGTAAGGAGAAGGCAGGAGATTGTTGGTGAAGTAAAAGGAATTACAGTTTTTGATGACTTTGCACACCATCCTACTGCTGTGAGGGAAACTGTAAGAGGATTTAAGGAAAGTTATCCTGAAAGAAGATTATGGGCGGTTTTTGAGCCAAGGTCAAACACCAGCAGGAGATCTGTTTTTGAAAAAGAATACAGCGAGGCTTTTCTTGATGCTGAAAAAATTATAATTGCCGGAGTCTACAACCCCGGATTGCTGGACGATAAAATCCGCTTTTCCCCTCAGAGGGTTGTTGATAATTTAGTGAATAAAGGCAAAGAAGCCTTTTATATTGAGAAGGTTGAAGATATAGTAAGCCATTTGGCAGGGAATTTAAAAAAAAATGATATTGTTCTCATCATGTCAAACGGTGGTTTTGGCGGAATACATAAAAAATTACTTCAGAAACTCAAAACAGTTTGA